From a region of the Bernardetia sp. genome:
- the recJ gene encoding single-stranded-DNA-specific exonuclease RecJ, translated as MQTKRWLFEKLPSNEQIRFLSEKINVSQVPATLLLQRGVTDFESAKAFFRPSLSHLHSPFLMKGMDTAINRLKEAIQNEEKILVYGDYDVDGITSVAIIYGFLKKIYGNLTNEKNVQAYIPNRNTEGYGITKEGLAFAKSEDISLIICLDCGVKANEQIQQAKDWGIDFIVCDHHLPDEELPASFAMLNPKQKGCNYPFKDLSACAIGYKFLQGFCFRTGTSERNLHYYLDLVSLSIAADLVPMRGENRILSYFGLEKINIDPLPGVKALLNLIKGYGRTITVRDIVFSVAPRLNAAGRITDAYDSLHLLLASSEKEANQLARTLNQKNDLRRDMERKMMIEIDEILKKSVPTRKTNVLFNKNWHKGLVGIAAAKCVEKTYRPTVVLTHSESENGDLAVGSARSISDFDIYKAVESCSDLLTQFGGHKFASGMSMPIENVEKFQERFEDAVTDTLEKEQLVPPVRVDMEIDLSQINQKMFDIIKQMSPFGPQNMRPVFVARNVELFSPKIIKDLHLKLQVRQGISIFSAISFGKAHFFNQISNTSRYDIAFLITENTFRNKQYLQLEIRDIIKL; from the coding sequence ATGCAAACCAAACGCTGGCTTTTCGAAAAACTTCCTTCAAATGAACAGATTAGATTTCTTTCTGAAAAAATAAATGTTAGTCAAGTACCTGCTACTTTGCTTCTTCAACGTGGCGTAACCGATTTTGAAAGTGCAAAAGCCTTTTTTCGTCCTTCACTTTCTCACTTACACTCTCCCTTCTTAATGAAAGGAATGGACACAGCCATAAACAGACTTAAAGAAGCCATACAGAATGAGGAAAAAATATTGGTCTATGGAGATTATGATGTAGATGGAATTACCTCAGTAGCTATTATTTATGGTTTTTTAAAAAAAATATATGGCAACCTTACCAATGAAAAGAATGTTCAAGCCTATATTCCCAACAGAAATACAGAAGGTTATGGAATTACAAAAGAAGGATTGGCATTTGCAAAAAGTGAAGATATTAGTCTTATTATTTGTTTAGATTGTGGCGTAAAGGCCAATGAACAAATTCAGCAAGCAAAAGACTGGGGAATAGATTTTATTGTTTGCGACCACCATTTGCCAGACGAAGAGCTACCTGCCAGCTTTGCTATGCTCAATCCCAAACAAAAAGGTTGTAATTATCCCTTCAAAGACCTTTCTGCTTGTGCCATTGGATACAAATTTTTGCAAGGATTCTGTTTTCGTACAGGAACTTCAGAACGAAATCTACATTATTATTTAGATTTGGTTTCGTTAAGTATTGCTGCTGATTTAGTTCCGATGCGAGGCGAAAATCGTATTTTGAGTTATTTTGGATTAGAAAAAATAAATATAGACCCACTTCCGGGAGTAAAAGCATTATTAAATCTGATAAAAGGATACGGACGCACTATTACAGTTCGTGATATTGTCTTTTCTGTTGCGCCTCGTTTGAACGCAGCAGGAAGAATTACAGATGCTTACGATTCGCTACATTTGCTTTTGGCATCCTCTGAAAAAGAAGCCAATCAGCTTGCCAGAACGCTCAATCAGAAAAATGATTTGCGCCGAGATATGGAACGCAAAATGATGATAGAAATAGATGAAATTCTCAAAAAATCTGTTCCTACACGCAAAACAAATGTTCTCTTCAACAAAAATTGGCATAAAGGACTGGTAGGAATTGCAGCAGCAAAATGTGTAGAAAAAACCTATCGCCCAACAGTAGTTTTAACTCATTCAGAATCTGAAAATGGAGATTTGGCTGTTGGTTCGGCACGTTCTATTTCAGATTTTGATATTTATAAGGCTGTGGAGAGTTGTTCAGATTTATTGACGCAATTTGGAGGACATAAGTTTGCTTCTGGAATGTCTATGCCTATTGAAAATGTAGAAAAATTTCAAGAGCGTTTTGAAGATGCTGTTACAGATACACTAGAAAAAGAGCAGCTCGTTCCTCCTGTGCGTGTGGATATGGAAATTGATTTATCACAGATTAATCAAAAAATGTTTGATATTATCAAACAAATGTCGCCTTTTGGTCCTCAGAATATGCGTCCTGTTTTTGTAGCTCGTAATGTAGAGCTTTTTTCTCCAAAAATTATAAAGGATTTACACTTAAAGTTACAAGTAAGGCAAGGAATATCTATTTTTT
- a CDS encoding flippase, whose product MSNEKTKFLGFDKKGLQKYGSNTIWLLVEKAIRFATGIWIFPLTANYLGAAQYGKLEYAIGFVFLVTPLASLGIISILTRQLVADKENHLFYFGSAFYLRVVAAIFIILFLNIIGVITPSSIEEILPFALPSDTTERWLIFILSLNLFFNVSDLVTSHFQVQVRSHFIVKVQIVVILISAVLKLFGIWKEYSVIFFGSILLIETILTAIGLFLMYFKTGENIKHWKWDTAIAKVMLRDATPLIFSGIAVSIYMRIDQIMIKQFLGDAASGHYGAAVRISEMWYFVPVVFAGSLFPAIVELQKNNPEKYKKRMQQFFDFLLWASIAIALPITFLSEWIIIDVLPYGKEFSPSVSVLSVHVWAGVFVATGVAGSRWMLAENKQIFNFLQTSLGAIINFALNWYWLPQYGLLGAAYATVASYAIASFGCSFFLPQIFPLLKMHVLGVLAPFRYLIILIRTILK is encoded by the coding sequence ATGTCTAATGAAAAAACGAAATTTTTAGGCTTTGATAAGAAAGGTCTTCAAAAATATGGTTCAAACACCATTTGGCTTTTAGTAGAAAAAGCAATTCGTTTTGCTACAGGTATTTGGATTTTTCCTCTGACCGCCAATTATTTAGGTGCTGCACAGTATGGAAAACTAGAATATGCGATTGGTTTTGTTTTTTTAGTTACTCCCTTAGCGAGCTTAGGAATCATTTCTATTCTGACTCGGCAGCTTGTGGCTGACAAAGAAAATCATCTTTTTTATTTTGGTTCTGCTTTTTATTTACGTGTAGTAGCTGCGATTTTCATTATTTTATTTCTAAACATAATAGGAGTTATTACACCTTCTTCTATTGAAGAAATTTTGCCTTTTGCTCTTCCTTCTGATACAACAGAACGCTGGCTAATTTTTATTTTATCACTCAATTTATTTTTTAATGTGAGTGATTTGGTTACTTCACACTTTCAAGTACAGGTTCGTTCTCACTTTATCGTAAAGGTTCAGATTGTCGTTATTTTAATAAGTGCAGTCTTAAAACTATTTGGTATTTGGAAAGAATATTCTGTTATTTTTTTTGGAAGCATCCTTTTGATAGAAACAATTCTTACTGCCATTGGGCTTTTTTTGATGTACTTCAAAACAGGCGAAAACATAAAACATTGGAAATGGGATACAGCTATTGCAAAAGTGATGCTCAGAGATGCTACACCTTTGATTTTTAGTGGAATTGCTGTTTCTATCTATATGCGAATTGACCAAATTATGATAAAACAGTTTTTAGGTGATGCTGCAAGTGGTCATTACGGAGCAGCCGTAAGAATTAGTGAAATGTGGTATTTTGTGCCTGTGGTTTTTGCTGGCTCGCTCTTCCCTGCCATTGTAGAACTTCAAAAAAACAACCCTGAAAAGTATAAAAAGCGAATGCAGCAATTTTTTGATTTTCTTTTATGGGCTTCTATTGCGATTGCACTCCCTATTACTTTTCTGAGCGAATGGATTATTATAGATGTCTTACCCTATGGAAAGGAATTTTCACCCTCTGTTTCAGTACTTTCTGTTCACGTGTGGGCAGGTGTTTTTGTAGCAACAGGAGTGGCTGGCAGCCGTTGGATGTTAGCAGAAAACAAACAAATTTTTAATTTTTTACAGACTTCTTTAGGGGCAATTATTAATTTTGCATTGAATTGGTACTGGTTACCACAATATGGGCTTCTAGGTGCAGCGTATGCAACAGTAGCTTCATATGCTATTGCATCTTTTGGGTGTAGTTTTTTCTTACCTCAAATATTTCCATTGCTTAAAATGCATGTTTTGGGAGTTCTTGCTCCTTTTCGCTATCTAATTATTCTGATTCGTACTATTTTAAAATAA
- a CDS encoding FkbM family methyltransferase, whose amino-acid sequence MLYKIANFYAALFANKVFYKWNKLLFHCALRGLGIHNSHTRKRSGEEHFLRSILNQKSNHNLVVFDVGANVGNYSSYIKNINSNTTIYAFEPHPKTFQRLVQSAKEKQFEAFNVGCGESEGKL is encoded by the coding sequence ATGCTTTACAAAATTGCCAATTTCTATGCTGCTTTGTTTGCCAACAAGGTATTTTACAAGTGGAATAAATTGTTGTTTCATTGTGCATTGCGTGGCTTAGGAATCCACAACTCACATACAAGAAAACGCTCTGGAGAAGAGCATTTTTTAAGAAGCATATTAAACCAAAAGTCAAATCATAACTTAGTTGTCTTTGATGTTGGAGCAAATGTTGGTAATTATAGTTCATATATAAAAAACATAAATTCGAACACGACCATTTATGCTTTTGAGCCTCATCCCAAAACGTTTCAAAGATTGGTACAAAGTGCCAAAGAAAAACAGTTTGAGGCATTTAATGTAGGCTGTGGAGAAAGTGAAGGAAAACTAA
- a CDS encoding glycosyltransferase → MKVLHINTYDKGGGAEQFAYDFVHQSFDKTIEAKLIVKRKKTDSNNVEVLYRPLLSHSLEKIDKGFYKIMKHTFFSDWSVLKKVHFTFQNLQKNEFYQQSDIIHLHNIHYDFFDLEDLIEIAKQKPIIWTLHDMWSITGGEAHTFDNEGFKKGIGKTPYKAFHPLLNPVIDRRQKYLEKKKEIYSQINSLKGKQKNSFVFVPVSNWLKECLENAYVYPNTEHNISIQTIQNGVDTTVFRNLNQRDWQTKRVLFFNSDNPYKGAELFETLIPRLTQERDINFELFVVGKPLSKNILASSKNKITHLKPIYDRQKMNELYNSVDILIFPSRAENFSLLVLEAMAAGVFILGSTAGGIKEQLADDRGILFENGNQNDLLEKISLVLEMPLKQIREKGKTASLFVNQNWNVEMMREKYLKLYQKTLNDGF, encoded by the coding sequence ATGAAAGTTCTTCATATTAATACATATGATAAAGGAGGTGGGGCAGAACAATTTGCCTATGATTTTGTACATCAAAGTTTTGATAAAACTATTGAAGCTAAACTAATAGTCAAAAGAAAAAAAACAGACTCCAATAATGTAGAAGTATTGTACCGTCCTTTACTTTCTCATAGTTTAGAAAAAATAGATAAAGGATTTTATAAAATTATGAAGCATACTTTTTTTTCAGACTGGAGTGTCTTAAAAAAAGTTCATTTTACTTTTCAAAATCTCCAAAAAAATGAATTTTATCAGCAATCAGATATTATACATCTACATAATATTCATTATGATTTTTTTGATTTAGAAGATTTAATAGAAATTGCTAAGCAAAAACCAATTATTTGGACATTACACGATATGTGGTCAATCACAGGAGGAGAAGCACATACTTTTGACAATGAAGGCTTCAAAAAAGGAATTGGCAAAACACCCTATAAAGCCTTCCATCCTTTATTAAATCCTGTAATAGATAGAAGACAAAAATATTTGGAGAAAAAAAAGGAAATCTATTCTCAAATAAATTCATTAAAAGGAAAACAAAAAAATAGTTTTGTATTTGTTCCTGTTTCTAATTGGCTAAAAGAGTGTTTAGAAAATGCTTATGTATATCCAAATACAGAACATAATATTTCTATTCAAACCATACAGAATGGCGTTGATACGACAGTTTTCAGAAATCTAAATCAAAGAGATTGGCAAACTAAACGAGTTTTGTTCTTCAATTCAGACAATCCATACAAAGGAGCAGAGCTTTTTGAAACTCTAATACCTAGACTTACTCAAGAAAGAGATATAAATTTTGAGTTATTTGTAGTAGGAAAGCCACTTTCAAAAAACATTTTAGCAAGTTCAAAAAATAAAATAACCCATCTAAAACCCATCTATGACAGACAGAAAATGAATGAACTCTACAATTCTGTAGATATTTTAATATTTCCTTCACGAGCAGAGAATTTTTCTTTACTGGTTTTGGAGGCAATGGCAGCAGGAGTATTCATCCTTGGCTCAACAGCTGGAGGAATAAAAGAGCAACTAGCAGATGATAGGGGAATATTATTTGAAAATGGAAATCAGAATGACCTTTTAGAAAAAATCAGTTTGGTCTTGGAAATGCCTTTAAAGCAAATCAGAGAAAAAGGAAAAACAGCTTCTTTATTTGTGAATCAAAATTGGAATGTAGAAATGATGAGAGAAAAATATTTAAAATTGTATCAAAAAACTCTCAACGACGGTTTTTAA
- a CDS encoding glycosyltransferase family 2 protein, translating into MKKIQFTTLTVATVCYNAAEALEKTIQNVAAQTYPNIEYLVIDGNSTDNTLEIIKKYENDISTWISEKDNGIYDAMNKAIKLAKGDYILFMNAGDTFSKDTIIEAIFLEIYQKFDKKKDFPNLIYGDYTVINQTFAETVQAESLEKPWMGMKFCHQSMLLKTELAKKQPFSGKYITSDFEQVYELYQKGISFYYFPKPIANFQADGLSSKNKIKVRFESKEIVNKHDKSLKTNLAFWKLILWTYFVETVRKILPTSFFESLEKTKTKVLGGRKKVSN; encoded by the coding sequence ATGAAAAAAATACAATTTACTACCCTAACAGTTGCTACCGTTTGTTACAATGCAGCCGAAGCCTTAGAAAAAACAATTCAAAATGTTGCTGCTCAGACCTACCCAAACATAGAATATTTAGTCATAGATGGAAATTCTACTGATAATACGTTGGAGATTATCAAAAAATACGAAAACGATATTTCAACTTGGATAAGCGAAAAAGATAATGGTATTTATGATGCGATGAATAAAGCCATAAAGCTGGCAAAAGGCGATTATATTCTTTTCATGAATGCTGGTGATACATTTTCAAAAGATACGATTATTGAAGCGATTTTTTTAGAAATCTATCAGAAGTTTGACAAGAAAAAAGATTTTCCAAACCTTATTTATGGAGATTATACAGTTATCAATCAAACCTTTGCTGAAACTGTACAGGCAGAGTCTTTAGAAAAACCTTGGATGGGAATGAAATTTTGCCATCAGAGTATGCTACTCAAAACAGAATTAGCTAAAAAACAGCCTTTTAGTGGAAAATATATCACTTCTGATTTTGAGCAAGTCTATGAACTCTACCAAAAAGGAATTTCGTTTTATTATTTTCCAAAGCCCATTGCTAATTTTCAAGCCGACGGACTTAGCAGTAAAAATAAGATAAAAGTACGCTTCGAATCTAAAGAAATTGTAAATAAGCACGACAAAAGCCTAAAAACAAATCTTGCCTTTTGGAAACTCATACTTTGGACGTATTTTGTAGAGACTGTTAGAAAAATTTTGCCTACTTCATTTTTTGAATCCTTAGAAAAAACTAAAACTAAAGTTTTGGGAGGAAGGAAAAAGGTCAGCAATTAA
- a CDS encoding YncE family protein, with protein sequence MNDYFNDLQNSYSQKKYDSMLYYAKILDEMRPNHPTVLRYLALSHSLNKQSKETEKTLQKLALINADTSILNNEELISSLKKSQLKKLQKLWITQNQKVETSKTFLSLPARHIEGIAFFQSHNNDKVAFACINKPAVGFKTMKDSSFVEMKMPVMNLCYIRETQKLWGVMSELEKSSLYKEENKGKAAIFCMDGNTNAILFEYELSDSLDHVLGEIKQGKDGKMYCTDSQNPIIYVWNEETKKLDVKWTNPKWRSLQGIAFSEDGNWAFVADYSSTIYQINTKTGEITALEAPKGFSFKTTDGLYLYKNKLITIQNGTVPMRVSSFELDMENKKVKKGKILEQQNPNFGEPTNGVLVGNKFLYIANSQWGNYDRESKPKENWKPVVVLEVEIE encoded by the coding sequence TTGAATGATTATTTCAACGACTTACAAAACTCATATAGTCAGAAAAAGTATGATTCAATGCTTTATTATGCCAAAATTTTGGACGAGATGCGACCAAATCATCCTACTGTTTTACGTTATTTGGCTTTATCACATTCATTAAATAAGCAGTCAAAAGAAACCGAAAAAACACTTCAAAAATTAGCTCTCATCAATGCTGATACTTCTATTTTGAATAATGAGGAACTCATTAGTTCACTCAAAAAATCTCAACTGAAAAAACTTCAAAAACTTTGGATAACCCAAAATCAAAAAGTAGAAACCAGCAAAACATTTCTATCTCTTCCTGCAAGACACATTGAAGGAATAGCTTTTTTTCAAAGTCATAATAATGATAAAGTTGCTTTTGCTTGTATCAACAAACCTGCTGTTGGTTTTAAGACAATGAAAGATTCTTCTTTCGTAGAAATGAAAATGCCAGTAATGAATTTGTGTTATATCAGAGAAACTCAAAAATTATGGGGCGTAATGAGCGAGCTAGAAAAATCATCGCTCTACAAAGAGGAAAACAAAGGAAAAGCAGCCATTTTTTGTATGGATGGAAATACGAATGCAATTCTCTTTGAATACGAACTTTCAGATTCTTTAGACCACGTTTTGGGAGAAATAAAGCAAGGTAAAGATGGGAAAATGTATTGTACAGACAGTCAAAACCCAATTATTTATGTTTGGAATGAAGAAACTAAAAAACTAGATGTAAAATGGACAAATCCAAAATGGCGTTCGTTGCAAGGTATTGCTTTTTCAGAAGATGGCAACTGGGCATTTGTAGCAGACTATTCTTCTACCATTTATCAAATCAACACAAAGACAGGAGAAATAACAGCCTTAGAAGCTCCTAAAGGGTTTTCTTTCAAAACCACAGACGGACTTTACCTCTACAAAAACAAACTCATTACTATTCAGAATGGAACAGTTCCAATGCGAGTGTCTAGCTTTGAGTTAGATATGGAAAATAAAAAAGTCAAGAAAGGGAAAATTTTGGAGCAACAAAATCCAAATTTCGGAGAGCCAACAAATGGCGTTTTGGTAGGAAATAAGTTCCTCTACATTGCTAACAGCCAATGGGGGAATTATGACAGAGAAAGCAAGCCTAAGGAAAACTGGAAGCCTGTCGTTGTACTGGAGGTAGAAATTGAGTAA
- a CDS encoding outer membrane beta-barrel family protein — translation MKYFLLPLFFVFLFFNFSANTFAQKQKSNIEVFGNLVEQSTSQPVPYATVALYENTTKELITGNTSDENGKFSISTQKTDFYIVISFMGYQTKTLTDFTITNGKVDVGTISLSPDTQLLEQIVVEGEVSKTTFQLDKRVFNVGKDLSTTGASALDVLNNVPSVNVSIEGEITLRGSGGVQILINGKPSILADESGNALGTITADMIESIEVITNPSAKYDASGTSGILNIILKKEEKKGWNGSISANTGIPDNHSIGGSINRRTEKFNLFTQFGVGYRSQPRMTEARSLNLLNRETVLSDGEEFRNETFFNITLGTDYHLNKYNVFTLSGNFAYEIEDQPSETNFNFLEENQLISRWRRNETTEATNPKWQYEFNWTKTFKNNEDHTFQMSALGSFFGKDLSSQFIDTTLEGENVDSNQRTATTFQRADYTFKADYTNPISENFTFETGALYVMNSVGNNFEVEDFVDGEYVPNLDFTNDFEWNQNVLGVYATGAFENKIWGIKAGLRVENTDLQTLLVTTDETNSQNFTNLFPTLHTSYTVSENFALQAGYSRRIFRPRLWDLNPFFNIRNNFNIRAGNPNLLPEFTDSYEITSIYELGKASMSSSLYHRYTTDVVERVSTFEDNVTFTTPENIGTNSVIGFETNGRYRPVKWLTLNGNFNYVYFDREGVFENQNFDFKGDRWSARLDTKIKLPADFDLELTGDYRSGFETVQGKQSGFAFMDIGVRKKFSKGKVVTSLGVRDVFASRIQENFVNQSTFETYNFGMRGRFITFGVSYAFGKGEAMTYSGRRH, via the coding sequence ATGAAATACTTTTTACTTCCACTATTTTTTGTATTCCTATTTTTTAATTTTTCAGCCAATACATTCGCTCAAAAGCAAAAATCAAATATTGAAGTTTTTGGCAACCTTGTAGAACAATCAACCTCTCAGCCAGTACCTTATGCAACAGTAGCTCTTTACGAGAACACAACAAAAGAACTTATCACAGGCAATACATCAGATGAAAATGGTAAGTTTTCTATTTCTACCCAAAAGACAGATTTTTATATCGTGATTAGTTTTATGGGGTATCAGACCAAAACCTTAACAGATTTTACCATTACAAATGGAAAAGTAGATGTAGGTACAATTTCCCTATCTCCAGATACCCAGCTTTTAGAACAAATTGTAGTAGAAGGAGAGGTTTCCAAGACGACGTTTCAACTAGACAAACGAGTTTTTAACGTTGGAAAAGACCTTAGTACAACAGGAGCAAGTGCTTTAGATGTTTTAAATAATGTTCCTTCTGTCAATGTCAGTATTGAGGGAGAGATTACGTTGCGAGGAAGTGGAGGCGTTCAGATTCTTATTAATGGCAAACCCTCTATTTTAGCTGATGAGTCTGGAAATGCTTTGGGAACAATTACAGCAGATATGATTGAGAGCATTGAAGTAATCACAAATCCTTCTGCCAAATATGATGCCTCTGGGACGTCAGGAATTTTGAATATCATTCTTAAAAAAGAAGAGAAAAAAGGGTGGAACGGTTCTATTTCTGCTAATACAGGTATTCCAGACAATCATAGCATTGGAGGAAGTATCAATCGTCGTACAGAAAAATTTAATCTTTTTACGCAATTTGGAGTAGGCTATCGTTCACAACCAAGAATGACAGAAGCTCGTAGTTTGAATCTGCTCAACAGAGAAACTGTTTTGAGTGATGGCGAAGAATTTAGAAATGAAACTTTTTTTAATATTACGCTAGGTACAGACTATCACTTAAACAAATACAATGTTTTTACGCTCTCTGGAAACTTTGCTTACGAGATAGAAGACCAACCTTCTGAAACCAATTTTAATTTTTTGGAAGAAAACCAACTTATCTCTAGATGGAGAAGAAATGAAACTACTGAAGCAACCAATCCCAAATGGCAATACGAATTTAATTGGACAAAGACTTTCAAAAACAATGAAGACCACACTTTTCAGATGAGCGCATTAGGAAGTTTTTTTGGAAAAGACCTTTCTTCACAGTTTATTGATACAACTTTAGAAGGGGAAAACGTAGATAGTAATCAGCGCACAGCCACCACTTTTCAGCGTGCTGATTATACATTTAAAGCTGATTATACCAATCCAATTTCAGAAAATTTTACTTTTGAAACAGGAGCTTTATACGTGATGAATAGTGTAGGAAATAATTTTGAGGTAGAAGATTTTGTAGATGGAGAATACGTTCCCAACTTAGACTTTACCAACGATTTTGAATGGAATCAGAATGTGTTGGGTGTATATGCCACAGGAGCTTTTGAAAACAAGATTTGGGGCATTAAAGCAGGTTTGCGTGTAGAAAATACAGATTTACAAACACTTTTAGTAACGACTGATGAAACTAACTCTCAAAACTTCACCAATCTTTTTCCAACACTACATACTTCTTATACGGTTTCAGAGAATTTTGCATTACAGGCAGGTTATTCTAGGCGTATTTTCAGACCAAGACTTTGGGACTTAAATCCATTTTTTAATATTCGTAACAACTTTAATATTCGTGCAGGAAATCCGAACCTTCTGCCAGAGTTTACAGATTCTTATGAAATAACCAGTATTTATGAGTTGGGTAAGGCTTCTATGAGTTCTAGTTTGTATCATAGATATACAACAGATGTGGTAGAGAGAGTTTCTACCTTTGAAGACAATGTTACTTTTACTACGCCTGAAAATATTGGTACAAACTCTGTCATTGGTTTTGAAACTAATGGAAGATACCGTCCTGTAAAATGGCTTACCTTGAATGGAAATTTCAATTATGTTTATTTTGATAGAGAAGGGGTTTTTGAAAACCAAAATTTTGATTTTAAAGGCGACAGATGGTCAGCTCGTTTAGATACAAAAATAAAACTTCCTGCTGATTTTGATTTAGAATTAACAGGAGACTATCGCTCTGGATTTGAAACTGTACAGGGCAAACAAAGTGGATTTGCTTTTATGGATATTGGCGTACGTAAAAAATTCAGCAAAGGAAAAGTAGTTACTAGCTTAGGAGTAAGAGATGTTTTTGCTTCTAGGATACAAGAAAATTTTGTTAATCAATCTACATTCGAAACGTATAATTTTGGAATGCGTGGACGCTTTATCACTTTTGGGGTAAGCTATGCTTTTGGAAAGGGTGAAGCAATGACCTACTCTGGTAGAAGGCATTAA
- the prfA gene encoding peptide chain release factor 1 produces MLDKLEEIKKRFHDVREEMMNPDVMSDMQNYAALSKEYKDLEKIDNKYEEYKKILGNIEGAKTVLKEEKDEEFREMAKQELEELEPQKEKVENEIKTLLIPKDPDDDKNAILEIRAGAGGDEAGIFAGDLYRMYQRYAEVQKWTWDIISFSEATAGGYKEIVISVTGSGAYGQLKYESGVHRVQRVPDTESQGRVHTSAASVAVLPETDAVEVNLDMGDIKKDTFRASGAGGQHVNKTESAIRLTHIPSGLVVECQDGRSQLQNYDQALKVLKARLYDMELQKKQNETSEARRSMVGRGDRSDKIRTYNYSQGRVTDHRINFSVFNLPNVMDGDIGSFIEELKIAENAERLAAAAGTEE; encoded by the coding sequence ATGTTAGACAAATTAGAAGAAATAAAAAAACGTTTTCACGACGTACGTGAGGAAATGATGAATCCTGATGTGATGAGTGATATGCAAAATTATGCAGCCCTAAGCAAAGAATACAAAGACTTAGAAAAAATTGATAATAAATACGAAGAGTATAAAAAAATACTAGGAAATATTGAAGGCGCAAAGACTGTTTTGAAGGAAGAAAAAGACGAAGAATTTAGAGAGATGGCAAAACAGGAGTTGGAAGAATTAGAGCCACAAAAAGAAAAAGTGGAAAATGAAATAAAAACACTTCTCATTCCAAAAGACCCAGATGATGACAAAAATGCAATTCTTGAAATTCGTGCAGGAGCAGGAGGAGATGAAGCAGGTATTTTTGCTGGAGACTTGTACCGAATGTATCAACGATATGCAGAGGTTCAGAAATGGACGTGGGACATTATTTCATTTAGTGAAGCCACAGCAGGAGGTTATAAAGAAATTGTCATTTCTGTAACAGGTAGTGGAGCTTACGGGCAACTAAAATATGAATCTGGAGTGCATCGTGTGCAGCGTGTTCCAGATACGGAAAGTCAAGGGCGTGTACACACTTCGGCTGCCTCAGTAGCTGTTTTGCCAGAGACAGATGCCGTAGAGGTAAATTTGGATATGGGCGACATCAAAAAAGATACATTTAGAGCCTCTGGTGCAGGTGGGCAGCACGTAAACAAAACGGAATCAGCTATTCGTTTGACGCATATTCCTTCTGGTTTGGTTGTAGAATGTCAGGATGGACGTTCGCAGCTTCAAAACTATGACCAAGCCTTGAAAGTATTGAAAGCTCGTCTGTATGATATGGAACTTCAAAAGAAACAAAACGAAACATCAGAAGCTCGCCGTTCGATGGTAGGACGTGGCGACCGTTCAGACAAAATCAGAACGTATAACTATTCGCAAGGACGTGTTACTGACCATAGAATTAACTTTAGTGTTTTCAACTTACCTAATGTAATGGATGGAGATATTGGTTCTTTTATAGAAGAGCTAAAAATAGCTGAAAATGCAGAACGCTTGGCAGCAGCAGCAGGAACGGAAGAATAA